In Xenopus laevis strain J_2021 chromosome 2S, Xenopus_laevis_v10.1, whole genome shotgun sequence, a genomic segment contains:
- the gap43.S gene encoding neuromodulin: MLCCMRRTKQVEKNEDGDQKIDQDGNKPEDKAHKAATKIQASFRGHIIRKKMKDDKKDDNSEEAVENHKGEAKDEAATTENKTPKTEEPTADGPLEVKKEAISSPAEDKKQEPSSEKPKDTPSEENQASAESESTTKGSTENSPGVDASQAKEESKKADVPEATQDAASEKEQEKAESSQEDVKKDEVEEIKASESAQQDEAVSEEAKPDQENA; this comes from the exons GTTGAAAAGAATGAGGATGGCGACCAAAAAATCGATCAAGATGGTAACAAACCAGAGGACAAAGCTCACAAGGCAGCTACCAAAATCCAGGCCAGCTTCCGTGGACATATAATCAGGAAAAAAATGAAGGATGACAAGAAAGATGACAATAGTGAGGAGGCAGTGGAAAACCACAAAGGAGAAGCGAAGGATGAGGCAGCCACAACAGAGAACAAAACCCCCAAAACAGAGGAGCCCACCGCTGATGGTCCTTTAGAAGTCAAGAAGGAGGCTATCAGCTCCCCAGCAGAAGACAAAAAACAAGAACCATCTTCAGAGAAGCCCAAGGACACCCCCTCAGAAGAAAATCAAGCTTCAGCGGAGTCAGAGAGCACCACAAAAGGGAGCACTGAAAACTCACCAGGAGTGGATGCCAGCCAAGCAAAGGAAGAGTCCAAAAAAGCCGATGTGCCTGAAGCTACTCAAGATGCTGCATCCGAAAAGGAACAGGAGAAAGCAGAGAGCAGTCAAGAGGACGTTAAGAAAG ATGAAGTAGAAGAAATCAAAGCTAGTGAAAGTGCCCAACAAGATGAGGCTGTCAGTGAAGAAGCCAAGCCAGACCAAGAAAATGCCTGA